In Vulpes lagopus strain Blue_001 chromosome 1, ASM1834538v1, whole genome shotgun sequence, a genomic segment contains:
- the LOC121493194 gene encoding translation initiation factor IF-2-like — MQKGLRQIGTGPLPPLPAAPSRASEPSGTFCAQVHSFLSRGQGGGVGVKSWDPVRVEGGRRTFPSGSWSREVLSCSQAEPEPEPELVDPEKCCHQGLGRAGAPSRVYWIGCHGCHREAPPPWSSLVLRLCWRCPGRRLVTAFPSASETTCGGGDSRDLCWRRPLVQGRGPYTQASPSKGGGRRGRSPRAAGNNPGPAPAWASRPVRGPEEAGVGAALGTGREAAGSPEQRVWVRGGRRGRTKGSGRLLEGDPGQGRLPSPRTLRPRVPGPRGRGRGHGRAGGAGLRLSAPSRPGRRDLGQGSAGPQRPP, encoded by the exons ATGCAGAAGGGGCTGAGACAAATAGGGACgggccctctccctcccctgccagccGCCCCCAGCAGAGCAAGTGAGCCCTCAGGGACTTTCTGTGCCCAGGTCCATAGCTTCCTTtcaagggggcagggagggggcgtgGGGGTCAAGTCCTGGGACCCAGTCAGAGTAGAGGGAGGACGGAGAACTTTCCCGTCCGGGTCTTGGAGCCGGGAAGTGCTGTCTTGCAGCCAGgctgagccagagccagagccggAGCTGGTGGACCCAGAGAAGTGCTGCCATCAGGGCCTGGGTCGGGCGGGGGCACCTTCCCGTGTCTATTGGATCGGATGTCACGGATGTCACCGGGAGGCACCTCCTCCCtggtcctccctc GTCCTCCGCCTCTGCTGGAGGTGCCCTGGGAGGCGTCTGGTCACAGCCTTCCCCTCTGCATCAGAGACAACGTGTGGCGGCGGGGACTCCCGAGACCTGTGCTGGAGGCGCCCCCTTGTCCAAGGCAGGGGACCCTACACACAAGCGTCCCCCTCCAAGGGCGGAGGGCGCAGGGGCAGGAGCCCGAGGGCCGCAGGAAACAATCCCGGGCCCGCGCCAGCCTGGGCATCCCGTCCTGTCCGGGGCCCCGAGGAGGCGGGGGTCGGGGCAGCCCTGGGCACCGGCAGGGAGGCCGCCGGGTCCCCTGAGCAGCGGGTTTGGGTCCGAGGAGGACGGCGTGGGCGCACCAAGGGCTCAGGCCGCTTGCTGGAGGGTGACCCTGGGCAGGGCCGGCTCCCGAGTCCCCGCACGCTGCGGCCCCGGGTCCCCGGGCCACGGGGGCGAGGCCGGGGTCACGGTAGGGCGGGGGGTGCCGGTCTCCGCCTAAGCGCCCCCAGTCGGCCTGGGCGCCGAGACCTCGGGCAGGGGTCGGCGGGGCCGCAGCGCCccccctga